The genomic stretch ATTTGTACGATTATGCTACCCAAGGAGTTGCCCATGAAGATACCATTAATCTGACGGTAGAATTGTCCTTTGTATAGCAGATAGTTGCATTCATCCAAACATATCCGTAAAAGCTCGATGAAATCTTCTTTTTCCATAGTGGTGTGCGGACGTACCTTTTcgtcaaaatcatttttaataaGTTTAATGGCTAAAGCTGTGGATATCGagccaaaacaattttccatgtCGAACGATGCCATTCTGTGTCCACGTAGGATGCGTTTGTTTCGAAGAGCGTTGAAAGCTTGGCGAGAATTTTTGATGGTAAACTTCGGGTTTTGGTAAGCTTTGGACAGGATGGATGTCAATTCTTTTGAGGCGTTGTAGGCTACAGTCTTAACGGTTGACGTTACTAATCGTAGAGGATGACCATTGCCATCAGGTCTTTCCTTGTGGATCTTGTATTGGCCAAAAACGCGAGGGGGTATGGCTGTAGTTGATTGAAGGTGGAGGcgttgttttttgttgatggAATGTTTATCTTGGATGGTCTTCAGGTGGTTGTTGAGTTTGCTTTCGCAACTAGTGGTCGGATCCTTGTCTATGGGTTGAAATTGGGTTGGATCGCTTAAcaattctttcattttgaaCTCATAATCTTGTACATGGCAAATGACCGTTTTGTTTCCTTTATCGCTGTTGGAGATAAAAATGTCTGGAtgttctttcaaaaatttcgcggTGATGACGGTTGCTTTCTTCAAGAATAACTGGATGCGATTGTGACTGGGTGACGTCTTGGAAAACTTGGTCAGTGTGTAGGTCAGTTGTCCACGGACGGCGTTGACCAGATTCGGATGGGAGTACCTCGAAACTATGTACTCTAGATCCGTAATAATTTCTGGAATCGGGGCTCGTTCTGGGATGAGCGCAAACTTTGGTCCAAGGCTCAAAAGGACGGACATTTCATACGGAATTTCTACTGTTGTCGTATTCTTGATGAACGACTCTTCGTATTTTATGTCGGGCAGATGGCCTTGAGTTCTTAAGAGGTGCTTAAACTTATCACACAAATCGCTGTTCTTTCGAGACAATTCACTCGAATTGTCTCGAAAGAACAGCGATTTGTGTGATAAGTTTAAGCACCTCTTAAGAACTCAAGGCCATCTGCCCGACATAAAATACGAAGAGTCGTTCATCAAGAATACGACAACAGTAGAAATTCCGTATGAAATGTCCGTCCTTTTGAGCCTTGGACCAAAGTTTGCGCTCATCCCAGAACGAGCCCCGATTCCAGAAATTATTACGGATCTAGAGTACATAGTTTCGAGGTACTCCCATCCGAATCTGGTCAACGCCGTCCGTGGACAACTGACCTACACACTGACCAAGTTTTCCAAGACGTCACCCAGTCACAATCGCATCCAGTTATTCTTGAAGAAAGCAACCGTCATCAccgcgaaatttttgaaagaacaTCCAGACATTTTTATCTCCAACAGCGATAAAGGAAACAAAACGGTCATTTGCCATGTACAAGATTATGAGttcaaaatgaaagaattgTTAAGCGATCCAACCCAATTTCAACCCATAGACAAGGATCCGACCACTAGTTGCGAAAGCAAACTCAACAACCACCTGAAGACCATCCAAGATAAACATTccatcaacaaaaaacaacgCCTCCACCTTCAATCAACTACAGCCATACCCCCTCGCGTTTTTGGCCAATACAAGATCCACAAGGAAAGACCTGATGGCAATGGTCATCCTCTACGATTAGTAACGTCAACCGTTAAGACTGTAGCCTACAACGCCTCAAAAGAATTGACATCCATCCTGTCCAAAGCTTACCAAAACCCGAAGTTTACCATCAAAAATTCTCGCCAAGCTTTCAACGCTCTTCGAAACAAACGCATCCTACGTGGACACAGAATGGCATCGTTCGacatggaaaattgttttggctCGATATCCACAGCTTTAGCCATTAAACttattaaaaatgattttgacgAAAAGGTACGTCCGCACACCACTATGGAAAAAGAAGATTTCATCGAGCTTTTACGGATATGTTTGGATGAATGCAACTATCTGCTATACAAAGGACAATTCTACCGTCAGATTAATGGTATCTTCATGGGCAACTCCTTGGGTAGCATAATCGTACAAATCGTCACTGAACACATCATCAGTCAGGTAATCGAACAGCTCAAAAAGGACAAACTCATCCCACCATCCGTATGGATAGTGTACGTAGATGACCACCTAGTCATATGCAGAGAACCGGTCATAAACGAAATCTTGAAAAAGCTCAATGCTTTTGACCCTGGCCGCATAAAATTTACCTGTGAATTAGAGACCAACTCGTCAATTAATTTCCTCGATTTAACAATCAGAAGACAAGATGGCTCCGTCATTACGAACTGGTACAGTAAATCAATCGCATCAAACCGTATGCTGAACTATTACTCGGCACACCAAAAGAAAACCGTTTCCAATGTAGCCATTTCGtttgctaaaaaagtcttCGAGTATAGCCACCCCACTTACCACCAGGAAAACACCATCAAAATAAAGGACATACTTACGAAGAACAACTTTCCACAATCTGAAATTCAACGCATCATCCAACTAGCTAAGAGAAAACCAAACACCGTAAAGAAACCCGCAGACAACACTACGCCAAAATTCGCATCTGTTGTCTACGTACCTGGCATGTCTGAATCGCTGAAAAAACAGATCAAATATTTCATACCGGAAGTCAAAATTGCCGATCGTCCGACCCAAAAATTGGCAACGTTTTATTCGAAGGAGAAGGATAAAATCGACAAGACCGAATCATCGGGTGTAGTCTATCAATTCACATGTCCGGACTGTAACTGCATTTACATTGGTGAGACTTGCCAAAAACTATGTACCAGAAGACAACAGCACAAAAATTCTATATCTACAACCAATCTGGCTAGGACTAAAGTTTCTTCAGCACTGGCGCTACACACCAAAACAACTGGCCATCAATTCGACTttgaaagaattaaaataCTTGATCGTAACAGCAACAAACGCAAACTGCAAATATCAGAAGTCAATCACATAATCATGAACCAAGAACGTGCCTGCAATTACAAAAAAGACTCCGAGCGAATTGCTCCAGCATACACCAATCTCTTACGGCAATTCGCTGGGAAAAATGACCAATGTAACTGGACTAGAGTAATTAATCATGCAACACCGAATAATTGACATCTCACCACCGACAACTTACTTGTCACCTATGTTTGACCgataagaaattgtttttcgtgtAAAGTTGTTAAGTTCACCGGCTAATGCAAGTTTATAACccttttaattttcttgacGAAAGCTCTAAAATGAGCACAGGCTGTGATAACCGCTAAATTTTGACCAATTAggtaaaaatgtgtaaaattccgACCTTGTTCGAATAGCTAAACTGAAAAATCGTTTCTGtttatttacatgaaaaataaagcCCTGATGATGACCTGGTATTAGGTCGAAACGTCggcaatttgaaaacaaaattgttttaaaatcaTTGGCAACCAAAACCTCAGctacacaacaaaaacaaatctaaattacttaaaattgttgccagcaatacaacaacaaacattgaatgaattgtttcattcataaaaagtCGTTTACTGAACAATccttgaagaaaatcgaagtCTGAAAAGTACGAAAAACTATCTATTGTTTTCTGAGACGTCAGTATACGCTTTTATGTACAGTAGTGCGATCAAAGTAGTGCGTAAATGGATTTTCGCACTAGTGCGCAAAAGTgacgtttggaaaaatgaagattCCACTACTGTACATAAAATCGTGTTGTTAACTTGTGCCTAAACTGGAAATTTGCGCATACTATGTGTTGTCAACCTTGGTTTCGCCTCGGGTTGATATTTTTTGCGCAAAGTTTCCATTTAGACACATGTTatcaaaatagctatttgtaTACTTTTGAGACTTTCTTTTCAGACAGGAACACTCTATTGATCCTTTTAGCATTCCACTCGAATAATACGAATGTCATACAGCATTTTAGAAACGACAAGCGCACTGCCATGTAACgatgaaatctgttacttcatttgtttaaagtatcgccTAGTTCacacaaaatcgtttatttcattaattttaaaatatctttGACTATTAAGACCAAGTTAAGCAAAGAACAACACTTCGTTTTGTCATTGCTGTCAATAAAAGATGATTATCCAATTTAGAACGCAATGCCGCACACCTAACACGGTCGAATTTTCTTACCTAGTTTTTCTTACATTGGCGTTTGTTTTTAACCGTTGTATGCTGATGAGGCAAATCGGCATAGAATTGAATCGAACGATCAATGGGAAAAATGTGAGAAATAAGCAGAAGTAGTTTTATCGGAAAGTGGATGTGGTGAAGTGATAGTGTGTCAACAGTCTCTACTgtttattgaataaaacacATCTTGTATGTGTCAGAGGAAACACGTCCAGTCTTTTCATTATATCTGAGCTAACGAGATATCACATGCAGTATTGTTACTCTCGTTCTGCGGCCGGGCCTGCAGTGACAATCTACAACTTTCTCTAAAAAGGGCATTTATCACTCAGTGGCATAATATGTTTGAGGCTGACAAGAAGAGTCTGACTCCACATTAGAGCTCAATTATCGAAAGTTAGATTATGAAATAATGTCTAAAGTACAAATGTACGATCTAATTagtcttcaaaaaaaatgtttttagctGCAGGAATGTTCATTGATCTTATTAATTACTACTTACTATGCGTAAAACTAATGTGGAGGTATACTTATAACACACTTTGTAACAGTTACGACTTACTTTTTCCAAtccgaaattcaatttcctaaAACATGAAATATTTCTCTATGCCTTCAACTCGCGTAGACGGCAATTATATTGCTATTGGGCCTCataaatgaaatcattttccaGTGTCAACTTTCAATCTGGAAAGGAGAATGAAGTCTAAAAAGACTAGTAAGGGTTCAGACGTCTTATCGACTTTTCAAGATTATTACTTCGTACTCATTCCTACATTATCTGATAGCAAAAATGGAACATGTGTCCTGTAACTGCAAAATACAAGCCGAAAGACCGAAGGGAGATGGAAAGATGCAGTTGAGTCAGATCTGGAAGCACTAACATTGATTGTAGGCACAGAATAGGTTTGATTGAAGAAGATCAAAACCAATAATACAGGTTAGAGTGCCCGCCTAGGTTAGTAACTCATTTGTACATGGTCTGGTCATGGCTTTGAGTGAGATCACTTTGTGAATCAGAAGCGAATTCCCTTTCGTGTTTGTGTGTACCTCTTTATGTGTATCTACTTTTGGTTGTCTCGAATTTCTCTTCACAAATTGGATAACAGATGTTCGCTCACGTACGATGGTGGAAAGAGTACTGAAAAATTCCATTGATGAATGACACCTTAACGAAAACCACACACAATTTGTAAagctaatttatttattctacAACAGCTATACATGAACTGTATCTATTCGTTGCCTTTAAGAACTTCTGTTCCAACTAAACTCGTAATTTTCGAGATATGATTTCCGTCCAGCGTCATTGCATTCACAATGTAGCGGCCTCGTTCTTGATTATTGGAAAAGCTATTCTCCACACAATACTGCAGAGCCGCAATGGCTTTGGAGGGTTGTTTCTTTGATACACTcaatttgataaataattCCAACGCTGCTGGATCGGCAATGCCAGAAATAACGTCTTGATCtttattgattttgtcgaaaattttCTGAGCCTTCACAGAGTCTTCGGCGCGACATGCCAACGTCAAAACGTCACTGATCATTTTACCGGACCAGGTTACAGGATTTCTTTGTCTTTCGGACTGTTCTTCAATTCTGTTAAATATTTGCCATGCAATGTCCGCAAAATTGCTGCTTAGATTCGCTTGAGCCGGGATATCATTACTCGGTTTATTGTCGACCATAATCTTTAGCACCAGATCGAGAATCTTCTCCTGATTCAATAGCTCGAAAATAACAATGTCTGACCATAATCGTGGGATCAGTTCCAATGCACCGTTAATGTCAACTTGCGTTAGAATTTTGGTCATAATTATCGGCTCAGGTATGTATATATTCGGCACCAATGCATTGTACGTTTCCATGAAAACGTCCAGCGGCTCATTGTTGCACAAGACCGTGAAATATTGGCGGTAGTAAACTGTTTCGCTAAGCGAACCGCCAATTAGGTCGTAATTATGGCCTACATGAAGTAAGTTGTCAACTCGCTTCGCCAAGTCTTTATCGTTCAGTTCATTTTGGCAAACGTTCATTGCAGCAACAAAGAAAGACATGTCCTTCATTCCCTGAATTTCAAACTCCTTGCCCTCGATTTCTTTCATAATGTCAAATAAAACGTGGCTAATTGGACTGCGTTCACGGTAAAAAATGCTTAAGACGAAGTACCATGTTTCCAATGTCGGAGCGATTCCAAGCTCTTTAAACTCTGCTAATGTTTGCAGCGCATACTCTCTGGCTACTGTTCCGTGGACGGTGGAAATAACTGACAAAACTGCATTCATTGTTCCAATATTCGGTTTCACTTTTCGTGACACCATGGTTTGCAATAACTCGAGTACTAACTGCCAACGGTTATGACCGCCTTCCCTCAGGAACGAGATCACGTTTATAACTGAGTTGAACGTAGCTACATCGATTTGTAAATCACGTTGCAGTGCATCCTGAAACAGAGCATAGCCTCGCTCCACCTGAATGAACTTGCACATACCCCGAATGATCGCACAATAGGCTTGACTGCTTTTTGGTTcgatttcattgaaaacgGACTCTGCTAAGTCGTTATCTTTCCACGTTTTTCGTTGTCGTTCTTTAGTTGTAAAAGAGCGGCTGAACCAACGTTCTTCATATAAATC from Bradysia coprophila strain Holo2 unplaced genomic scaffold, BU_Bcop_v1 contig_138, whole genome shotgun sequence encodes the following:
- the LOC119073324 gene encoding uncharacterized protein LOC119073324; its protein translation is MSVLLSLGPKFALIPERAPIPEIITDLEYIVSRYSHPNLVNAVRGQLTYTLTKFSKTSPSHNRIQLFLKKATVITAKFLKEHPDIFISNSDKGNKTVICHVQDYEFKMKELLSDPTQFQPIDKDPTTSCESKLNNHLKTIQDKHSINKKQRLHLQSTTAIPPRVFGQYKIHKERPDGNGHPLRLVTSTVKTVAYNASKELTSILSKAYQNPKFTIKNSRQAFNALRNKRILRGHRMASFDMENCFGSISTALAIKLIKNDFDEKVRPHTTMEKEDFIELLRICLDECNYLLYKGQFYRQINGIFMGNSLGSIIVQIVTEHIISQVIEQLKKDKLIPPSVWIVYVDDHLVICREPVINEILKKLNAFDPGRIKFTCELETNSSINFLDLTIRRQDGSVITNWYSKSIASNRMLNYYSAHQKKTVSNVAISFAKKVFEYSHPTYHQENTIKIKDILTKNNFPQSEIQRIIQLAKRKPNTVKKPADNTTPKFASVVYVPGMSESLKKQIKYFIPEVKIADRPTQKLATFYSKEKDKIDKTESSGVVYQFTCPDCNCIYIGETCQKLCTRRQQHKNSISTTNLARTKVSSALALHTKTTGHQFDFERIKILDRNSNKRKLQISEVNHIIMNQERACNYKKDSERIAPAYTNLLRQFAGKNDQCNWTRVINHATPNN
- the LOC119073326 gene encoding protein PTCD3 homolog, mitochondrial, which produces MRHLYRSYRSFWAQNQVRLLNVPKRFDSTATSSEKIVIPKRIHRSPTDILYALSATVGNDPTAAHYKYHDDPFLIPQSNQAKRSFALAQEAGRNAARWIKQEHSKLFQHKHADPPIPAYVPTMVYTEDSEVNESSLEQLITNSQVSDAILVYNLMVKRNLSISSELRQSFLELICFNNHEDSLSEDLYEERWFSRSFTTKERQRKTWKDNDLAESVFNEIEPKSSQAYCAIIRGMCKFIQVERGYALFQDALQRDLQIDVATFNSVINVISFLREGGHNRWQLVLELLQTMVSRKVKPNIGTMNAVLSVISTVHGTVAREYALQTLAEFKELGIAPTLETWYFVLSIFYRERSPISHVLFDIMKEIEGKEFEIQGMKDMSFFVAAMNVCQNELNDKDLAKRVDNLLHVGHNYDLIGGSLSETVYYRQYFTVLCNNEPLDVFMETYNALVPNIYIPEPIIMTKILTQVDINGALELIPRLWSDIVIFELLNQEKILDLVLKIMVDNKPSNDIPAQANLSSNFADIAWQIFNRIEEQSERQRNPVTWSGKMISDVLTLACRAEDSVKAQKIFDKINKDQDVISGIADPAALELFIKLSVSKKQPSKAIAALQYCVENSFSNNQERGRYIVNAMTLDGNHISKITSLVGTEVLKGNE